Sequence from the Brachionichthys hirsutus isolate HB-005 chromosome 4, CSIRO-AGI_Bhir_v1, whole genome shotgun sequence genome:
TTAGTGACTGTTGAGCAAATAGCTTGATTAAATGTCTAATTCCAGAACTCAACGTGGAACCACGACTGCTGGGCGCTAATGGAGAAAGAGTGACATGCTCACAGACGCATCCTGTTACTACATGTCGTTTCTGCACTCCTCTTGGAGACAGGGTCGTAGATAACGCCACAGAGAAACCGCAGAGGCTAAAGGGGAGTGGAGGGAAATGACTCGTTCCAACTCAAATGGAGGAACAGTCCAGCCCTAAAGACACGACACAGGGAGAAATAGCTcgccacagtgtgtgtgtgtgtgtgtgtttggtttcaAGGGAACCTCGTGCTTTTCATTGAGACACAGCTGCTCGGTGCAAACtggaaaatatgaaatgatCCACATCCATGGGTGACCCAGAGGTCTAAAAGGAAGTGTGCCGGCCCGCTTAAACACGTGTACACCGACTAACCTCTAAAGAAGTCCTTTTTGGACAAAACGGACAGAGGACTGTACAACACAATTTGTCAGATCCAGTAACTAAAATGATTACACAGTACACAGATCAATATTCTCAGTGTGGCTTTGCCTGGTAGACTTCCATCACAACAAACCCAGTTGTGTGGCACATTGATGCTGTTAACGCTGATGCAGTTTAATACGATTAATAAGGTAATTAATGACGTTGCTCACCGTGTCAAGATGAAGGTGAACATAATCAGATGGAGCAGTGATGAATGGGcttttttgctctttttaaCTGTTATTATTAAtgctatatataaaaaaagatatgaGGTATAATGTTTGTATTATCATTATTTCTACCATTTGGCACTGTAGTATCACATCAAACGCTTCTGTTTGACAGATTTCCAGCGTTACTCTGAATCTTTAACCGGTTCCCGACTAAGCAAACTTAACACCAAGCGGggagtgcagaaaaaaaaaaaaaagactcaactAGAATACACCTAGCAGAGCAACATTCAACTCTGAGTCGCTctcaacattttgttttgtttttaaatcaagcagacgctataaaaataaataaattagacaaTCATATGCCTCTGCTCTCACCTTTACATAGAATGAAGAACAAAGGTCACAAAGTAAACCTGTGATTCTGGTAAAAACCAAACCAACCACCGCCACTTCACATGAACGCATGAGGGTGAACGACTCATGACCGCTCgttctgtttgttttagctTCACTTATAGGGTTGAGTGCGTTTATCTGCAAAATGTCACCGTTTAAATAGATATATTTGTGAAGTCAGAAATTTCAATGAGAGATATTTTCGATGGCATTGTTCCTTGCAGAAAATATCACAACTGACTATTGTTATGATGAGTGAAAACTGTTTATGTTAGTTGTAGGATCTAATTTGTATCACCAAATTCTAAAGAACTACATAAAATATCACTAAGGAATTCCTGGTAAAGAAAATACTGTAAAATAATTAGCTGCCCAAATGGCAAATCTGGATTAGTTGGGGCAACTCGACAAATCAAACTAACACACTGCACACACGGAATCTTTGTCAAACATGTTTGTGCACTTCCTCATTTCTTGCGTGTGTGAAGGGTATtgtcatttcaacatttcagaaaaaagagCTTCGTCAGGCCATTATTTACGACACTTTTAGAAGCTGTGCTAGGAGGGCTGTTGCGAAAGACATCCTGCATGACCATCTAGAAAGAACTGCTGTTCACACATGTGTGTCTCTACGTTCGCCTCAGGACAAACTTCGTAATGACTGCAAACGGGACAACACTTTTCATGTTACTCATTTCCACATGGGATCAACTGCAGAAGAGTTTGTTTGAGGCGGATTTTTAATTGCTGGATCTTTACATGTGTTGTGTTGACACAGGGAGACACAGGGAGGcacccggaccccccccccccccccccccccccacattggaGCAGCTGAAACAGGATATAAACTACAGCTGTATGGGGAGAGGTTACCAACTTGAATTCCAATCATttaactgcccccccctcccttgtcGCCAATGCACTCACATCAATGAGAGAGCATTCTCAATATTTTCATATGCATTTTAGAGAAATTGAGGGAAGCAGAGCTTTTCTTGTGGGGGTGTGAACCAATTACCAACCCATAAAAGGATCCGGGCTGAAGGGCGAGATATTCTCCCCAAATAGGGATGACGGGTGTGTCCCAGAAAACATCATGGTGCTTTTCTTTGAGGAAAGTGTTCCAGAGCGCCACACTGTAAAGCACAGCGACCGTACTTACCCTCCGCGACCAGATCTTCCACGGTGACTTGATACCGGCCGACGGCGAACACTTTCCCGAAGTAGCTGCTGACCCCGGAGCTGGAGCCGGACCCCGACGCCCCTGCGACCCCGCCGCTCTCGGACTTTGGCATCCTGGAAaacttcttcatctttttttttttttttttactttctttgtcAACAAATGAAGTCCCTGCTCGATGATGCAGTTTAACTCGGTTGCGTCCGATGCCTCCTATCTACTTATCTGAAGTACTTTCTTCTCCTGCATACTCTGCGTCTGGCTCTTCTGGAGGGACTACTCGCTGTCGGATGATTCGACATGAAAGTACAGAACCGGCCTCGGGAGTGGGATGGTGGCACTCCGTCGGTCTCCCAAAAACTCAGTGTCAGCGAGAGCAGCCACTTACGAAGAGTAAAGAAAACACGACGGGCTCGTTAGCCAAGGCGATGCATCACCTTAgccggctgcagcagctgctagCATGCGCTCGGTGCGCTGTCAGGGACCCTCCCGCAACAACGAGAGGAGGGCAGAGCGCAACGACGCAGCTGTGACGGGCACTGATAGCGCCCGCGACGATGGCAACAAATCCCTCCCGGGAACGCGTCCACATCAGCGGCCCTGGAACAGTCGTCTCAGCGGCGTCGGCATCACGACGACTCTTTCACGTCACCAGGACGAAGCGGCTAGTTAGCCCCACTAGCTGCGGTAGTTAGCGGCTAACGAGCTTCCACAGGACGAGCCACTCCGACTGCAGGTGGGCTGACAAAGTAGGAGCCTGAATCtcacatcaaaaaaaaaaaaaatatatatatatatagcttagCCTTAGCCGCTTTCCACAGGCTTGTCTTTGTCGTCCCACTCACCTCCGTGTAATTTTTAATAGATGTTCGCTTACGCTAAACTTCTCGTGACTCCCAAAGGTAGGCTACAAATTAAGTGGGTGGTTTGTTATTTACCCAATGAGAACGACAACCTAACCTAACGAGTCCCCGCCCCCTCCTATTGTTGTgattggtggaggaggaggagaatagAGGCACGTTAGCaacaggaagacagaaaaataaatgaatgaaattattGGCTACATATATTACTATGGCAATGGTGAATGGAAATAATGAGATGCAAAGTAATCATTTAtgtatgtcttttttttcactCTGATACGAATgttcagaaatgttttaatctAGAACATTGCCAGACAGGTGGTGATAACATTCCGTTTCAACAAGACTTTATCATCTCGAGCTCATACTTTACTTTGAGCATTTCACAAGCTTAGCATTTCACATGCCCAATTTTGTTACAGCATTATTGTTGTTCCAACTTTCTTgattcagttgtttttttattgtttatagATGGTTAAATAGGCTGTATGATCTGGAGTCTGTgcaaggtgttttattttggaaaaccTCTGGGTTCTATGTTCTATTTCATTTCTATATCTGACCCATTTCAATTCTTTCCATTACTGGATATTTTTACGTCATTTCTGCCAAAATAATATATCATACTGCAATTGACTCACAAGCAAGTGAGTCAAGAATTTAGGAGgttaaataatattatttacttcttttttaactttatttagtAATCTGATCTTTACTTAATGCAGAGTCCACCGAGACAGTGCTGTGAACCATCCAATACAAAAAACCCATCAACTTGACTTTATCCACTATCAAACCTACTTGAATAAAGacaatcatatattttatatacatataGATATATATTCTGGTATTTCATCTAGTCATTACAAAGTATGTACTGATACCCTTGCATATAATCCTGTGTGTCTCCTCTTAGTTTGACCCCACACCAGCTCACGTTTTGTTATTTTAGCGTATTATTCCTTCCGGGTCCATGATAGTGACCATTTTGCATCCGTTTTAACCTTGCAGGAACACCAATAAAGATCACGCATTGTTGTCCACTAATTTCCACAACAGTGTGGCATAAACACATTAACGTCACTCACTctgtatttcatgttttcttctttaatcttttttcaataaaaaaaatggcaaaaccTAATGAAGATactgtttaaaaatgtaattacaaaatAAAGCCTGTAGTGAATTGTATTTTAGAAAGGTGTGGCGGGGCTGGGATGCCATCTTCCTCCATCACGACTTCCAGAACATGGAGCTCAGCTGGCCTTTGGGCGGACTGATCTGTCGGCTCCGCAGTGAATTCTACGTGTGGAGACAAAATTGGTTAGGATTGTCTTTCATTCCAGTGTATCAAATCATGATTGTACTTTATTataatcttttttctttcagacGGTTTCAGGGTGCCAGACTGCTCGGTcaaatttaatgtttttatgaaACACGGAATATAACAAGAGATGTCATCCGCTGAGCAAACGGAGTCGGAAATAAAGCAAGACCGGGACCGAATTCTACTTTCAAATCGTGAACAATTAGTGTCCTCTCAAAAAATTAGTGAGTAAAGGATTTTATAAAAACGGTGCAGATCAGTGTCTGCCCTCTTCCCTACTGGCAGTAGCAGTTTGTGAGCAGAGCATACCTCTAGAAAATATTGGAGTCTGCAGAGTGAGCCCAACTGATGACTGCTGGTCACTTCTTCGATTCTGGAaacacagaaaagagaaaaaaaatcagaccgGGAAGTTAAAGTTGTGTCGGTCGTACGCGACCTGCTGGTGAACAGCGACAGGCTGTCTCGACATCTGAAGCGAGAGCGTACCTCTGGAGGTATTCCTCctgaaggagcaggagaagTTTCCAGAACTGGCCCTGATACTCCCTCACCAAAGCATTTCCACATACCTGAAGAAGACAAAGGCCAGTGCCGTTTAGAAATACAATAAAGGGCCTGAGACATCATGCATGAAAAAAGATGTGTCGTTATTTATCTAATAACGTGCCctttatgatttgttttgtgacCTTTTAGAGGTGCTATTTTCACAAACGTGTTGTCGTCTTACTCGCAGCTCCTATTTATTAACGTCTGCCAGCAGCATGAATGAGGTTCAGTGCAGAAAGAGGATTCAATAAAACAGCGCAACTATTATGAATAATATCGGTTCACGGTGATTGAATAAATGTTTACAACCCCCCCGGGGAGGTCCACGGTGCTGAAGACTCTACAAAGCAGGCAAACTGGACTAGAACTCTTTGAAGCCAAGCACAATAAGACTCGCCTCCAGAAAGTCCAGCAGGACCGTAGCCGTGATGTCTGCCAGAGGCGCCATGTTGAGCATCTGCGCCAACCAGCGCCAGCCGTGGTTCAGACCGTGAGGAGCAGCCTGAAACGGCCAGTACAAAACACAACACGTTAAAAAAAGGTCTGAAGAAGTGTTTGAAATGGTGAGCGGAACTTAAAGAGACCTCACCCCCTGCTTGGAGCCGTGGGGCCACCTCTGCTGAATAACGGCGGCATACAGGCGGATCATCCCGGACATCCTTTTTAGGAAACTGTCCTGACTCTCCACCCCGGAACCGTCCACACGGTAACCAAGAACTTGTTATtaatgtaaggggggggggggatttacttGATGgcacagcaggtggcgctgctgcCTCAATCCCTTAATTATCTTGTTTACACATGTTCAGGTCTTATACCTTATTTCGGTGTCGCTGCTCTTCCTTCAGCTTCTCTTGACGGCCGATACTCTCCTTAGTTCTGCAGGGTGGAAAAGCAGatagttaaaaacaaacattgagcAATGTTCAAAGCCCCGAGACGTGCCTCCTTGTTGGGCTCTCTTACTCTCTGTCCATCATGTCCCTCATGCTCTGGTGCTCCTGCCTCCGCTTCAAACGGAGCCGCTTGAACGTTTTCATCAGGAGTGGAAAGGTCACTCAAGAGCCACGAGAAATACTGACGGAGAGCACGGCTGTGATGGAATATCAGGGTTTTTGAACTCCTATCAAGTTAAAATATCAGTTCTGTTTGGGTTAAAAATGGATCAACTAGTTTTCTTTGCATCttctgtgcaggttctcagtcatccaggtcaaggaaaatcacaaagagcaaaaaacaaagtcaactggacttgttcatgtttggttgaagacgtttttTCCTCTTATCCAAGAgggtttagatacttatacccgcgttggagcagaaaacaaagaaaggacagaaaccaccaaggcaataagACTCCTCAGGAGTCATTAACATTAGTATGGtgacgccccccccaccctggtGGGTTTGAATCTGACCTTGGCCTTTAGTCGGTATTCTTGTTCAAACTTGATAATTTGGCCGGCCACCTGCGTTGCGCTGGGTGACAGCAAGGAAATGGAAGGGGGCGACGCAGGACGGGACACTTCTGCATCTTCAACCTTTTCTTCATCACAAGGAGCCTGCAGCATATTAACATTACAGAAACAGAGACGGGGAGATCAATGGTAACTgcaaagaacccccccccccccctcctaaccTTTGTCATTAGCATATTCAAGACGAGGGCTTTACCTGCTCACTCTCCACCCTTAATCGGCAGGATCCATTAACTGCATTACGCCTGGCATTGCCATCGCTGCAAGAGAAGGACCCTGTGGAGGAAGCAGGGGCCGAGAACTCTTTGGGGAAAGCAGGGCTCAAATCCCCAGAGCTGGAGCTCAGAAAGCAGGATGAGCCCAGAGACAAGGGGCTGAGATGCTCCAATATGAGCCCACAGCTGGAGGACAGGCAGGGGGCATCTTTAGACCCGGCCAAGATGTCCTGCAAGAAAACGGTTCCCGTTAAAAGTCATTTAGAACTAACTGGATACATTATTGCAACGTGGTTTTAATTGTTAACAACGATGTTTAATCTTAAATCCATTTAGTCATTTCAATCATGCTTAACAGCCCGAGCTCCTAGCCAGCTAATAGATGCTAAACATACGCGTAGACTCACCGCTCCCTTTTTCCACCAGCGTGGATCGAAGACTATTTTTCCTTTGGGCGAGTTTTTTAGCGCCTGTAAAGTGTTCCACCGGAGATCTTCCCGAGACATCACGAAGCAAAGTGCGCACAATGCGGGTAAACAACCAGAGCGGAGCCGCTGAATTTCAAGACGGTGTTTACTGGCTTTATTTGAACGAGATGACACTAATACTGACGTCATTTCCGCCACCGAACGAAAACAACTTCCTGTCATAAACGCGGAACTCAAATTGTACGGTGGCCATGaggggaaaaacacacaataaaataaaatcacgcAAACTAAAAAGGTTCTGCCGGAAATGGTAGGCATCTGCCGTGATTTCTTGTTGtcgtgattttctttttattgcgtACGCTACGATTTCTTGTGTTTTGTCCTTCGGGGCcaccgtacacacacacacacacacagtgattgATCTGGCCCAGATTACTTTACAACCCATATAATGGTAAGAAGTTAATAAAGCGAGATTGCTGCATCTAATAAAGTCTGTGCAGAAAACAAGACCAATGTAATTGATACATTAATACTTATTTTTCCATCTTATTTATAATTGCATATGAacaataatttttttaatcttgaaaAATCTAAGGAGGGTTTCTCGAGAGAAAAAATAAGATATCTAGCTACACATAAAAGCTTGGAATGGACAAGAGTCATTCAAAATCTGGGGGTCATTTTCAATGAGAATCCAAATGATAATCAGAGATTATTTTTAAAACTTCATTCATAGACAGATCATATTTTGAACACATGGTAATGTGGTGATCtactctgcagctgcagcgctgtttcctcacagcaagcaggtcCTGGATTGAAAttcaaatcaatcaaaatgcTAATGTCTGCATTGAGCTTCCTCCTGGTGCtctggcttcctctcaccaccatgAACATGTAATGTGGGTGTCCCAAGACCAGACAGGAAAAGAGAGAATCAGGATCAACAATTATGTAGGAAGTACTGGTAATTTATTCAAAAAGCTtgtaaatacattcattcattcatattccgaaccgctttgtccgttaccgggttgcgggtcgtgctggagcaaaaaaaaaaaaaatattcatctaAATGTACTGTATAGAATAGAATTATAGAATTTCAAGGATTTCTTATTTGATACCAttttgcatgttgttgtttgcttgttttttaaGCTTCAGAGAAACAAAGTGggaaatcaaataaaagtgGTGAATGAAATTCCTGCATCCTCACTATTCATCGTTACATAGAGAAGCAGGGAAGTTATGTCAAAAATACTCTGTACTTCTGGATGACAGCCAAGTTTATGAATAGAGATGGCCCGCGTGGGAACAATATAAATGAGGAAATGCATTGGCAAGCTCCCACTTCCTGGATTTAAGGATGGATAAAAGTTCTGCTCTTTAATTCTGGTCTGTTTTACTTTACTCTTGGCATCTGGAGTGTGAAGCTTATTGAGTATGAATGAGCCTGGCCCACGTTTCATAGTTTTTCGCCGTGAGTTTCATTTTCACCAGTGGGACACAACATGCAAAAGAGCTGACAGAGCACACATCACGGAAGCATGAGTCACAAAATACAAGCTTCAAAGCACACATTTCTGTACAAAGAACCACTGTAATGCTAGTCACAGATGTAATTAGCATAACAAAGGCATCAGTTCATTGAGGAATGTCTGAGGGAATTTGATTTGGGAATGAGAAATGCATGCATGATGTTACCGAAAACACTCTAGGACTACATAAAGTAGGCTGAAATCAACCTGGAGTGATGAGTGAACTCTGTGGAGGAGTTCTTCTCCCCAAGACATTAATGTTTGATAAAGAACCCATACTAGTGATGCCATAGAATGTTCAACAGTCCAATTTATATCAATCAAATGTCTTCCAAAATGTATCTCATTGCCCTCTATACATaatttaagcttttttttctttctttaaaatatttcattcacTGTAGccataataaatgtaaaacaaatgtgttttgtgGCTGTTTGTACTGTCAGACCGTATCTGTCAAAGAGTAGAATGCAAGTTCTTGATTATGTTTCAGtgatctaaaaataaacactcTGGACTGAGGAAAAGAGGGCGCAGTGTTTAATTACCCCAAAGCAAAGCAACCATTGATGTTCCGTCATGCCCTTAAAGAAGGACTACGAACCGCAGTCGAATCTCCTTCTCTTCATTTGATGacttataaatattttttatctgcTGAATTACGGTTTATTGTAAAGTCAAAACATTTGAGCAGTTCTGATTTTAAATGGGTCACAAAAAGATGGCTTGTATtaatgtattccaaaatcactTATTTGCTGATAAACTACTTTGTCCACGTGGACCCGCACTCGACAGGGATTTCTAGTGGAAGCTGTCAAGAGGGCTGCTACCTATTTTCCTTTTAGTTCAGATAAAGACGGGAGACATGGATTGTTTGGAGAGGGGTGCAGGTTGAAGGGCTCTGCTGTGATTACATTGGCTATAATGAGGACGATGTCTTCGCCCCGAGGCTCTCATCATCCTCAATAGTCTGGCCTCAGTTCAACTGTCAGCTCTCTGCAGGACTGGAGTAGATAAAGACAAGAGGATCTGCAGAAAGACAATGAGCATGTCTGTGGATTTCACTTGGAGGCTGATACGGTCATACAGCTTTAGTTCTAAATATGGGAAATGTTTCAATAGATTTTATTAGAATGATAATTATATCATCCAATTCCAAAATGCTACTAAAATATGAAATTCCCACTATTGtcagcataaaataaaatacacttaCAGGTATATTCAGGCTATGTATATTTGTATCAAGATATGTTATTATGCAGTGAAATATACAATACAGTGTACCAGTCACATGTGCCTGCATTTCCAGTTAAAACTTTCTGTACTTTGTCTCCATCTTCAGGAAGAACTAGAGGGAAAATGGATTTGATCCCAATTCCAATACTAGTAATTTATGAAGATAATGACTGCATTTGATACTTTCCTAAACTTATTTTTTGAGCAGTTTTTACAACTTTTAGCTGCTAAAGATGTcttttgagaaagaaaaaaaattaagctaTGCCTCTCAttctgcatttttgtttttgtttatttccttttgaaatgaaattgaGCCTGCACTgtggatgcattttatttttaattggaaCTATCTGAAATAATTCCATTAAAAGGTCAGATATtaatattataccctttttcccacaagttaactcGGTAAAATatatgtgacagtctttggccaaaatagcaaacagaagCTGCAGGTCAGAAACCAAAATGAAATTCATAAGGAGCAAGGCACAGCtgcacgttaccatggtaaccgttgAGGTGATtcttttagcacacactaaagtTACAGGAAACTCAAGTTTTTGagttggtaatgacccaaatcctccaaaatatgagtgtagaaacatggggaaagtggtttatttttttcttccataaAACCCCTTTAAACTGAAATTAATGTCCGGTGAACAACATTCCTAAAATCTGATAAATATCAGATGCCTTTATGGAGCATTTCAATCTTCACATATGCCCGAGTCAGTAGGAGAGGATATTTTCTATCTTTTCCAAACAAATGACTGTAGCAAACGAGTCCTGATTTGTGTCTTTAATCTGCTCCTCCTAAAAGAATTGATCAAGCTCGTGTCAGGATGAGGTGTCAATTTCCATTTTCAATTCAATTAGACTATTTATACAACCCGAGTTAATGGGAAAATCACAACACTGAGCAGTGAAGTCATATGTAACTTGTAATCCTTAACTCATTTTCAAATATAAGTGTAAAATGTACTGTAGTAAGAAGCAGCATTTCTCTGCACGTGTGGAATAGAAATACAAAGTAtcataaaatgaaaatactcATGAGTATTAGAGTGAATAGGAAAAACTGCACAAGATCAGTGATGCTTTCTGTTAATAGTCACTCAGTGGTGGACAATAAGAATAATTTTAGGGTGTAAAAACTGTGCATTACAGATAAAATTCTGCTTTAAAtagttaatttaattaaaagaatTAGCAAAACATTACTTAAACAAATGTCAAAAGTACTTACAATCTAGAATTATTACTTTACAAACAGGTACATTTGTAGTCATttcataattttttattttaacaaactcATGTTTTGTATGTAAAACATTCCTTTAGTAACTTTATCGCTAACGGCATCATCCGTTTCAGAAAACAATAGAGTaagagaaagggaaagaaagactCTGACAGCGAGAGCTTCACCGACGCAGATGTTAAGACTCATCATCTCCTCCACAGATTTTTAGCAGAGTCTTCCTATAATCCCCTCCACAATCAGactaaaaggaaaaaacaacaaattaaagcCTTCACTTGGTAAACGATCTTCACACATTTTCTGATTTCACATGCAACGTCTATGTTTCTTGTGCTTATGCACTACTAAGAGTCATCAGTTAGTAATTGCAAGATGACAATCAAGTCgaagaacagaaaataaagaggTCCCGTCATGCGAGTCAGGAGTTCTCTCGCCCCCCAGGTGTTAGTCATCTCCTCCACAGATGGCCGTCACACAGTCA
This genomic interval carries:
- the LOC137893366 gene encoding mRNA export factor GLE1-like; this translates as MSGMIRLYAAVIQQRWPHGSKQGAAPHGLNHGWRWLAQMLNMAPLADITATVLLDFLEVCGNALVREYQGQFWKLLLLLQEEYLQRIEEVTSSHQLGSLCRLQYFLENSLRSRQISPPKGQLSSMFWKS